The following coding sequences are from one Saprospiraceae bacterium window:
- a CDS encoding M28 family peptidase, whose product MKIRITVIAFLSCWSLMAQRPWQQIHVDVVYLSSDDLEGRETAARGEKLAAEYISSRMEAIGLEPKGNSKYYQSFDFASNPHEKSVKDKKGTNVIGFLNRNADKTIIIGAHYDHLGFGATGSLAANDHSIHNGADDNASGISSLLWLAEQLSTQKKLGVNVLFIAFSGEELGLIGSKAYCENPVIPMEKVLAMINMDMVGRLKAEKSFAISGSGTAKEWNQLLEKVKPEGFSFTLSESGVGPSDHTSFYLKSIPVLHFFTGVHTDYHKPSDDSPLVNYEGIYQISGIIYNLVLQLSSEPMLSFQKTKDENKEQAAAFKVTLGVMPDYSYSGNGMRVDAVLDDRPAKKAGLLGGDVIVKVGDMDIKDIYAYMKALSNYKKGDKTKVTVDRKGEQLTYEVEF is encoded by the coding sequence ATGAAAATACGCATCACGGTAATTGCTTTTCTAAGTTGCTGGTCTCTTATGGCCCAAAGACCCTGGCAACAAATCCATGTGGATGTAGTCTATCTATCCTCTGACGACCTCGAAGGTAGAGAAACGGCAGCTCGTGGCGAAAAACTGGCTGCGGAGTATATCTCATCCAGGATGGAAGCTATTGGCCTGGAACCAAAAGGAAATTCCAAGTATTACCAAAGCTTCGATTTCGCATCCAATCCCCATGAAAAGTCTGTAAAAGACAAAAAAGGAACCAACGTCATCGGTTTTCTCAATAGAAATGCAGACAAAACCATCATCATAGGAGCACATTATGATCATCTGGGATTCGGAGCCACAGGCTCATTAGCTGCTAATGACCACAGCATTCATAATGGTGCAGACGACAATGCCAGCGGAATATCGAGCCTTCTTTGGTTGGCTGAACAATTGAGCACTCAAAAAAAATTAGGGGTCAATGTTTTGTTTATCGCTTTCTCAGGAGAAGAGCTGGGCCTTATTGGGTCCAAAGCTTACTGCGAAAATCCGGTGATCCCTATGGAAAAAGTATTAGCCATGATCAATATGGATATGGTTGGACGTCTCAAAGCTGAAAAAAGCTTTGCCATAAGCGGATCAGGTACTGCAAAAGAGTGGAATCAGCTCCTCGAAAAAGTAAAACCCGAAGGATTCAGTTTTACTTTGAGCGAAAGCGGCGTCGGGCCCTCAGATCACACCTCCTTCTACTTGAAATCAATACCGGTTTTACACTTTTTTACAGGAGTTCATACGGATTATCATAAACCAAGTGACGACTCCCCATTGGTCAACTATGAGGGTATTTACCAGATTTCGGGAATTATCTATAACCTTGTATTACAACTATCTTCAGAACCTATGTTGAGTTTTCAAAAAACAAAAGACGAAAATAAAGAACAAGCCGCGGCATTTAAAGTCACTCTGGGCGTGATGCCGGATTATTCATACAGTGGTAACGGCATGCGTGTGGACGCCGTTTTGGATGACAGACCTGCTAAAAAAGCGGGGTTGCTGGGTGGTGATGTCATCGTCAAAGTCGGGGATATGGACATCAAAGATATCTATGCTTATATGAAAGCTCTGAGCAACTATAAAAAGGGTGATAAAACCAAAGTAACAGTAGATCGCAAGGGCGAACAGTTGACATATGAAGTTGAATTTTAA
- a CDS encoding SET domain-containing protein-lysine N-methyltransferase, translated as MQQIPGLYFAPSVTSGRGVYCREEISAGSIIEICPVIIIPSHEVDIIHHTDLHDYYFVWGHDDDQAAIALGYGSLYNHADFPNASYVLDMAENTIDIRAIKNITAGEEITINYHGEPGTQAELWFDEKGHRIKRIKA; from the coding sequence ATGCAACAAATTCCCGGACTGTATTTCGCACCTTCTGTAACCAGCGGCAGGGGCGTGTATTGTAGGGAGGAAATATCTGCCGGCAGTATCATAGAGATCTGCCCTGTAATCATCATCCCTAGTCATGAGGTAGACATCATTCATCATACTGATTTACACGACTATTACTTTGTCTGGGGGCATGATGACGATCAAGCCGCAATCGCGCTTGGCTATGGCTCATTGTACAATCATGCTGACTTTCCAAATGCTTCTTATGTGCTTGACATGGCAGAAAATACCATAGACATCCGTGCGATAAAAAATATCACTGCCGGAGAAGAAATCACCATCAACTATCATGGTGAACCCGGCACCCAAGCTGAGTTGTGGTTTGATGAAAAAGGTCATCGTATCAAAAGGATTAAAGCCTAA
- a CDS encoding TonB-dependent receptor, producing the protein MKKIILTIILSIGGIGAGVQAQKIDSIDPLTLNEVVISANRDEDIAKNVAQSIKTIRAKEIQRSQSHTTADLLSSQGVFVQRSQLGGGSPVLRGFEASRIMLVLDGVRMNNLIYRAGHLQDIVKTDPNSLEAVEIMYGPSSTIYGSDALGGVIHMQTKDPKLSSDDSANTSLGILARYESAAKAWTTHAEFNYGKRKFASLTSFSYSKYNDLMGGKNQNPFYDTSYGTRNYYSEYLGGGRDSAILNDNPYLQIGTGYSQYDIHQKFVYMQNSFLSHNLNLQYSNTTDVPRYDRLTDPGSGTLLKSGEWYYGPQSRALGAYDLNFYKGNSWFDVMRLSLNYQQLQESRHNRNFNSSNRNSRTEDVNLGGLVLHFNKKIRAHQIRYGIDAQMDRLKSSAFKKNIVTDVESKLDTRYPDGTNRMDQISLYITHNWKINNYLSLVDGLRGGYTKLHSTLKDTALLFHLPYSDIEQNTPTYSGNLGLIHTPDNDTKFSLSVSTGYRVPNVDDLSKIFASSRGNVIVPNKDLKPESTINYEFSFTKIIHSHSQFDASIYYTDYRNIAVVDKFTFNGQDSILYDGTWSQVLANQNKEKAFIYGCNVQWKSKWGKHFTGTAGVNYTYGRIKAENENSPLDHIPPLMARGSMQYQFGKMDGEIFLIYCAAKRLKDYYLNGEDNEQYATPDGMPAWMTLNLRLSYLLSKQFTIQCGVDNLFDTQYRVFASGINAPGRNLILALRANLL; encoded by the coding sequence ATGAAAAAAATTATTTTAACAATAATATTGAGTATAGGCGGCATTGGTGCAGGAGTACAGGCTCAGAAAATTGATAGCATCGATCCTTTAACGCTCAACGAAGTGGTGATTTCGGCAAATAGAGACGAAGACATCGCAAAGAATGTAGCTCAAAGCATTAAAACCATCAGGGCTAAAGAAATTCAAAGATCGCAAAGTCATACTACAGCTGACTTGTTATCCTCTCAGGGAGTATTCGTCCAACGCAGTCAACTAGGCGGGGGAAGTCCTGTCCTGAGGGGCTTTGAGGCGAGCAGGATCATGCTTGTCCTCGATGGTGTGCGAATGAATAATTTGATCTATCGTGCAGGACATTTGCAGGATATAGTCAAAACCGATCCCAATAGTTTGGAAGCTGTAGAAATAATGTATGGACCGTCTTCTACGATATATGGAAGTGATGCTTTGGGTGGCGTCATTCATATGCAAACCAAAGATCCGAAATTGTCATCTGACGATAGTGCTAATACTTCTCTTGGAATTTTAGCCAGATACGAAAGTGCAGCAAAAGCTTGGACAACTCATGCAGAATTCAATTACGGGAAAAGAAAGTTTGCCTCACTGACTTCATTTTCGTATTCTAAATACAATGATTTAATGGGAGGAAAAAATCAAAATCCTTTTTATGATACATCTTATGGCACAAGAAATTATTATTCGGAATATTTGGGAGGAGGAAGAGATAGCGCAATTTTAAATGACAATCCATACCTCCAGATTGGAACCGGATATTCTCAGTATGATATCCATCAAAAATTTGTGTACATGCAGAATTCCTTTTTATCCCACAATTTGAATTTGCAATATTCAAATACTACTGATGTACCTCGTTACGACAGACTCACTGATCCGGGTTCCGGCACTCTATTGAAATCAGGAGAATGGTATTATGGACCTCAGTCTCGGGCTTTGGGAGCATATGATTTGAATTTTTACAAAGGAAATTCTTGGTTTGATGTGATGCGCCTAAGTCTCAACTACCAGCAATTGCAGGAGAGTAGGCACAATCGCAATTTCAATAGTTCCAACCGTAATAGTCGGACAGAAGACGTGAATTTGGGTGGATTAGTATTACATTTTAATAAAAAAATCAGGGCACATCAAATCAGATATGGTATTGATGCGCAGATGGATAGACTGAAGTCATCTGCATTCAAAAAGAATATCGTAACCGATGTGGAAAGTAAACTGGATACCAGATATCCTGACGGAACCAATCGGATGGACCAGATATCTCTATATATAACTCATAACTGGAAAATCAATAATTATCTATCCTTGGTTGACGGTCTTCGTGGAGGTTATACAAAACTTCATTCCACATTGAAAGACACTGCATTGTTGTTTCATCTACCATATTCTGATATCGAGCAAAACACACCGACTTATTCAGGAAATCTGGGTTTGATTCATACTCCTGACAATGATACGAAGTTTTCATTGTCAGTGAGTACCGGTTACAGAGTACCCAATGTTGATGACCTTTCTAAAATATTTGCTTCTTCTCGAGGAAATGTCATTGTGCCCAATAAGGATTTGAAACCGGAAAGTACCATCAACTACGAGTTCTCATTCACCAAAATCATACACAGCCATTCACAATTTGATGCGAGTATTTATTATACGGATTACAGAAATATTGCGGTAGTGGACAAGTTTACTTTCAATGGCCAAGACTCAATATTGTATGATGGTACATGGAGTCAAGTGCTTGCGAATCAAAATAAAGAAAAAGCCTTCATTTATGGATGTAATGTTCAGTGGAAATCTAAATGGGGAAAACATTTTACCGGGACTGCAGGAGTGAACTATACATACGGTCGCATCAAAGCGGAAAATGAAAATTCACCCTTGGATCATATTCCACCACTCATGGCTAGAGGATCCATGCAGTATCAGTTTGGTAAAATGGATGGCGAAATCTTTTTGATCTATTGCGCTGCAAAAAGGCTTAAAGATTATTATCTCAACGGAGAAGACAACGAGCAGTATGCTACTCCTGACGGGATGCCGGCTTGGATGACTTTAAATCTGAGATTGTCCTATTTGTTGAGTAAGCAGTTTACAATCCAATGTGGAGTTGATAATTTGTTTGATACACAGTATAGAGTCTTTGCGAGTGGCATCAATGCTCCGGGTAGAAATTTGATTCTAGCTTTGCGAGCAAATCTTTTGTAG
- a CDS encoding carbonic anhydrase, with protein MDFKKIFQNNEKWIQDKLNLDPDYFAKLSQGQSPQILYIGCSDSRVTTEELMGAQPGEIFIHRNIANMVISIDLNVMAVINFAVRNLKVKHIVVCGHYECGGIKAAMTPTDMGILNPWLRNIRDVYRHHQEDMDQITDPQLKINRLTELNVLEQCTNLIKTAAVQEAYLEYGLTVHGWVFDIYCGRIIDLKIDYPKILKEIMKIYDLTQ; from the coding sequence ATGGATTTCAAAAAAATATTTCAAAATAATGAAAAATGGATACAAGATAAACTGAATCTTGATCCTGACTATTTTGCAAAACTATCACAGGGCCAGAGTCCGCAAATCCTCTACATTGGTTGTTCGGACAGTCGGGTGACTACTGAAGAACTTATGGGCGCCCAACCCGGGGAAATTTTCATCCATCGCAACATAGCCAACATGGTCATCTCTATCGACCTCAACGTGATGGCAGTGATCAACTTTGCAGTCCGCAACCTGAAAGTAAAGCATATTGTAGTTTGTGGTCACTATGAGTGTGGTGGTATCAAGGCAGCTATGACTCCTACAGACATGGGCATCCTCAATCCCTGGTTGCGGAATATCAGAGACGTTTATAGACATCATCAGGAGGATATGGACCAGATCACGGACCCTCAGCTAAAAATCAATCGTCTCACAGAGCTGAATGTACTTGAACAATGTACCAATCTGATTAAAACAGCTGCAGTGCAAGAGGCCTATCTTGAATATGGACTAACCGTACATGGATGGGTGTTTGACATCTATTGTGGTAGGATCATCGACCTTAAAATAGATTATCCGAAAATCCTTAAAGAAATCATGAAAATCTATGATTTGACACAATAG
- the bamA gene encoding outer membrane protein assembly factor BamA: MIKFYVFALGILSFSLLSAQGRFVEYDREKAYEIGGISVSGNQTSDEKAIIAVSGLRIGKKVSLPGPEIPAAIKAVYRQKLFSDVDIVFSKITGDVAFVEIRVKEKPRYASHKFKGVKKSAHDDLNEIVNRQLIKNSILTEDVKENVIRGIEDHYRDKGYLDVKVALTETIDDKKDNAVKLGIDIRKGKKVRISNITFDGNQYASDRSLRRKMDKTKRLWKIFSKSKFIEEDYEKDKDLILAYYRNKGYRDASIVSDSVWRTKSGRIRIHMNVEEGDRYYFRDISVKGNTLYTEEHIKNVLGIQKGDVYNEELLQKRLSFSQDGRDVSSLYMDEGYLFFRAEPVELGVYKDSVDIEVRITEGSQATIDRVTIQGNDRTHEHVIRRELRTRPGQKFSRTDIIRSQRAIMALGYFNPETIGINTPVNPKRGTVDIEYTLEERPSDQLELSAGWSAYGLIGTLGVVFNNFSTRNLFKKSSWSPLPQGDGQKLSLRAQSNGRYFQSYTFSFTEPWLGGKKPNSFTVGASYSGINYESTGGGKFNIIRGFATLGSQLKKPDDNFITSTTLNMERIRLSDYYGFNYRGSTVNNGDFYNISIKQTLARNTVADPLFPRSGSRFSVSVQLTPPYSLFRQSWDPSQGTLNERFRWVEYHKWRVDGEWYFNLVNKLVLACNAKLGFLGAYQTKVGTPPFERFVLGGDGLNNQSYTITGRDIISMRGYTVNDIWARNSADKSTENSSTRDDATVFNKYTVELRYPLSLNPSASIYVLGFVQGGNQWQKLSQFNPFDMKRSAGIGARVFLPMFGLLGFNYGIGFDKPWLKEQGASWKSYGEFNFILGFEPE; encoded by the coding sequence ATGATAAAATTTTACGTTTTCGCATTGGGGATCCTGTCTTTTAGTCTGCTTTCTGCGCAGGGAAGGTTTGTAGAATACGATCGTGAAAAGGCCTATGAAATAGGAGGAATAAGTGTATCGGGAAACCAAACCAGTGATGAAAAAGCCATCATCGCCGTTTCGGGCTTGAGAATAGGCAAAAAAGTAAGCCTTCCGGGACCGGAGATTCCAGCTGCTATTAAGGCAGTTTACAGGCAGAAACTTTTTTCTGACGTAGATATCGTGTTTTCTAAAATAACGGGAGATGTTGCCTTTGTCGAGATCAGGGTCAAAGAAAAACCCAGATACGCCTCACACAAATTTAAAGGAGTTAAAAAAAGTGCACATGACGATCTCAACGAAATCGTGAACAGGCAACTCATCAAGAACAGCATCCTGACTGAGGATGTCAAAGAGAATGTCATTAGGGGGATTGAGGACCATTATCGTGACAAAGGCTACTTAGACGTAAAAGTCGCTCTGACGGAAACTATCGATGACAAAAAAGACAATGCTGTCAAACTAGGAATAGACATTCGCAAAGGCAAAAAGGTAAGAATATCCAATATCACGTTTGATGGAAATCAGTATGCGTCCGACAGAAGTCTTCGCAGGAAAATGGATAAAACTAAACGGCTATGGAAGATATTTTCGAAATCTAAGTTCATCGAAGAGGATTACGAGAAGGACAAGGACCTGATATTGGCATATTATCGAAACAAGGGCTATAGAGATGCAAGTATAGTCAGCGACTCAGTCTGGAGAACAAAATCTGGGAGGATCAGAATTCACATGAATGTAGAAGAAGGTGACAGGTATTACTTCCGCGACATCAGTGTCAAAGGAAATACACTGTACACTGAGGAGCATATCAAGAATGTACTGGGAATACAGAAAGGTGACGTGTACAATGAGGAACTTCTTCAAAAACGACTTTCTTTTAGTCAGGACGGAAGAGATGTGAGCAGTCTGTATATGGACGAAGGGTATTTGTTTTTTAGAGCGGAGCCAGTTGAACTTGGAGTTTACAAGGACAGCGTAGATATTGAAGTGCGCATCACTGAAGGTTCTCAAGCGACAATTGACAGAGTAACGATTCAGGGCAATGACCGTACTCACGAACACGTGATTCGCAGAGAGCTGCGAACCAGACCAGGTCAAAAGTTCAGCAGAACGGATATCATTCGCTCCCAAAGAGCCATCATGGCTCTGGGCTATTTTAACCCAGAAACTATAGGGATCAATACTCCCGTAAATCCTAAAAGAGGTACTGTTGACATAGAATATACTCTGGAAGAAAGACCTTCAGATCAGCTTGAGCTCTCAGCAGGCTGGAGTGCTTATGGCCTGATTGGGACTTTGGGTGTAGTATTCAATAATTTTTCGACACGAAATCTTTTTAAAAAATCCAGCTGGAGCCCGCTTCCTCAGGGAGACGGACAGAAATTGTCTTTGCGTGCACAGTCCAATGGTAGATATTTCCAGTCCTATACTTTTTCATTTACTGAACCCTGGCTGGGAGGCAAAAAACCAAACTCGTTCACTGTGGGAGCTTCTTATTCAGGGATCAACTATGAAAGTACCGGTGGAGGAAAATTCAACATTATTCGCGGATTTGCCACTTTAGGATCTCAGCTTAAAAAACCTGACGACAACTTCATCACAAGTACTACCCTCAACATGGAAAGGATCCGTCTGAGTGATTACTATGGGTTTAATTACAGAGGAAGTACGGTAAACAACGGTGACTTTTACAATATCAGTATCAAACAAACTCTGGCGAGAAATACAGTCGCCGATCCGCTTTTTCCAAGATCCGGCTCGAGATTCAGCGTGAGTGTGCAATTGACACCACCCTACTCACTTTTTAGACAATCCTGGGATCCTTCGCAAGGTACTCTCAATGAAAGATTTAGATGGGTAGAATACCACAAATGGCGCGTTGACGGTGAATGGTATTTCAATCTTGTGAACAAACTCGTCCTGGCTTGTAATGCCAAACTGGGATTTCTGGGAGCTTACCAGACTAAAGTAGGAACTCCTCCATTTGAAAGATTTGTACTGGGAGGAGATGGACTCAACAATCAATCCTATACCATTACCGGCCGCGATATCATCTCAATGAGGGGTTATACTGTAAATGATATCTGGGCTCGCAACTCCGCAGATAAATCCACTGAAAACTCTTCTACACGTGATGATGCAACGGTGTTCAACAAATACACTGTCGAACTTAGATATCCTCTATCACTCAACCCGAGTGCGTCCATTTATGTCTTGGGATTTGTGCAAGGAGGAAATCAGTGGCAGAAACTGAGCCAGTTCAATCCGTTTGACATGAAGCGTTCTGCCGGGATCGGCGCCAGAGTATTCCTTCCGATGTTTGGACTCCTAGGATTCAACTATGGCATTGGATTTGACAAGCCCTGGCTCAAGGAGCAGGGTGCAAGCTGGAAAAGTTACGGAGAGTTCAACTTTATCCTTGGATTTGAACCAGAATAA
- a CDS encoding isoprenyl transferase yields MDDLKKQIQGAIPKHIAIIMDGNGRWAKQSGQPRLFGHKNGVKSVREITEASAELGVQFLTLYAFSTENWNRPMAEVIGLMSLLVDTIGLELNTLQKNNIKLSSIGDLSKLPDTTRLALQAAIKQTNANTGMNLILALNYSARWEIALAVNKIVDAIQRGQLDNPIDENNFGNYLDTKGIPDPELLIRTSGEQRISNFLLWQIAYTELYFTETLWPDFRKEDLYRAILDFQSRERRFGKTSEQIRQN; encoded by the coding sequence ATGGACGACCTCAAAAAGCAGATACAGGGTGCCATCCCGAAGCATATTGCTATCATCATGGATGGAAATGGTCGATGGGCAAAACAATCTGGACAGCCTCGGCTATTTGGTCATAAAAACGGAGTAAAATCTGTCAGGGAGATCACAGAAGCTAGTGCAGAACTCGGCGTTCAGTTTCTTACCTTGTACGCTTTCTCAACGGAGAACTGGAATCGCCCCATGGCAGAAGTCATTGGTTTGATGTCTCTCCTTGTGGATACAATAGGTCTGGAGTTGAATACACTTCAGAAAAATAATATCAAACTTAGCTCCATTGGTGATCTTAGTAAGCTTCCTGATACCACACGTCTCGCACTGCAGGCAGCCATCAAGCAGACCAATGCAAATACAGGAATGAATCTAATTCTGGCTTTAAACTACAGCGCTCGGTGGGAAATTGCCCTCGCCGTCAACAAAATCGTTGACGCAATCCAAAGAGGCCAACTCGATAATCCCATCGATGAAAACAACTTTGGGAATTATCTAGATACCAAGGGGATTCCTGATCCGGAGCTTTTGATTCGCACGAGTGGCGAACAACGGATTTCCAATTTTCTGCTTTGGCAGATAGCTTATACTGAATTGTATTTTACCGAAACACTTTGGCCTGACTTTAGAAAAGAAGATTTATATCGCGCAATCCTCGATTTTCAATCGAGAGAAAGGCGTTTTGGCAAGACTTCTGAGCAGATCCGTCAGAACTGA
- a CDS encoding undecaprenyl/decaprenyl-phosphate alpha-N-acetylglucosaminyl 1-phosphate transferase gives MYHIVLSFLTSFILTYVAIPSIIKIAKEKRLMDEPGGRRVHQNSIPTLGGIAIFAGVIFSIILWTPFQVFGNLQYILCAFIIIFLIGAKDDIIPITPYKKLLGQLFACSILVFIAKIRLTGMYGIFGFYWIPEWLAVSLSIFTLLVIVNSFNLIDGINGLSAGLGILICMTFGLWFYITDQIILCMLSFSLIGSLTAFLKYNVTPAKIFMGDTGSLLVGLICGILAIRFIELHKDIPSVEYKFISAPAVAIGILFIPLYDMLRVFIVRIISGKSPFHPDRLHVHHMMLDAGCSHMQASLILVSINALSIFLVLQFRDLGNMKLLIILFSFGLTMTFVLRTIIRKRTSLQQINH, from the coding sequence ATGTACCACATTGTCCTTAGTTTTCTGACTTCCTTTATACTGACCTATGTGGCTATTCCTTCTATCATTAAAATAGCGAAGGAAAAACGTCTAATGGATGAACCGGGAGGCCGTCGGGTTCACCAGAACAGTATTCCTACCTTAGGCGGAATTGCAATCTTCGCAGGTGTGATTTTTTCCATTATTCTCTGGACCCCTTTTCAGGTTTTTGGAAACCTTCAGTACATCCTTTGTGCTTTCATTATCATTTTCTTGATTGGCGCCAAGGACGACATCATTCCGATCACTCCTTACAAAAAATTGCTTGGTCAACTATTTGCCTGCAGCATATTGGTTTTTATAGCTAAAATTCGGCTTACCGGAATGTATGGCATTTTTGGATTTTACTGGATTCCGGAGTGGCTTGCTGTTAGTCTTTCTATCTTCACTTTACTTGTTATTGTCAATTCTTTCAACCTGATAGATGGTATAAATGGTCTAAGTGCCGGCCTTGGGATTTTAATCTGTATGACTTTTGGTCTTTGGTTTTACATCACTGATCAGATCATACTTTGTATGCTGAGTTTTTCTCTGATCGGCTCCCTCACCGCGTTTCTTAAGTACAATGTCACACCTGCAAAAATCTTTATGGGTGACACCGGATCGCTGCTGGTAGGATTAATCTGTGGCATACTTGCCATTCGTTTTATCGAATTGCATAAAGACATCCCGTCCGTAGAATATAAATTTATCTCTGCTCCTGCTGTCGCGATAGGCATTCTATTCATTCCTTTGTACGACATGCTACGCGTATTCATAGTCAGGATCATCAGTGGCAAATCTCCCTTTCATCCAGACCGACTTCATGTACATCATATGATGCTGGATGCCGGATGTAGCCATATGCAGGCGAGTTTAATTTTGGTTAGCATAAATGCATTAAGCATTTTCCTTGTTCTCCAATTTCGGGACCTCGGCAACATGAAATTGTTAATCATTTTATTTTCTTTTGGATTGACGATGACTTTTGTCCTCAGGACCATCATTCGCAAAAGGACATCATTACAACAAATTAATCATTAA
- a CDS encoding CrcB family protein, with product MIQKIILVMLGGGIGSVLRYLINLWVPFTPYPFVSTLSANILSSFVLGIFSSILILHPERSWILYLVIIGFCGGLSTFSTFSSEIFHFIRQEKYTLLLSYVALSVCLCVIAVTAGYFLSRKFVS from the coding sequence TTGATCCAAAAAATAATTTTAGTGATGTTGGGTGGAGGTATTGGAAGCGTATTGCGATACCTGATCAATCTTTGGGTGCCTTTCACTCCTTATCCATTTGTTTCTACATTATCAGCGAATATTCTGAGTAGTTTTGTGCTTGGAATTTTTTCTTCTATACTTATCCTTCATCCTGAACGCAGTTGGATATTGTACTTGGTCATTATAGGATTTTGTGGCGGTCTGAGCACGTTCTCTACCTTTAGTTCAGAAATATTTCATTTTATTCGGCAGGAAAAATATACACTTCTACTCTCCTATGTCGCTTTAAGTGTTTGCCTTTGCGTAATAGCTGTCACTGCCGGTTATTTTCTTTCAAGAAAATTTGTCAGCTAA